The DNA sequence CTATTCTTGAACACCTAAAAAAAAGCCTGCGGTCCCCAACGGGATCGCAGGCCTTTGGTGTTGTCCCCTGTGTCCTGAATGCAGTATCCGTATCCAGGGCACAGCACGGGAAATATTAGCTTCTGATACTCAGGTACTGACACTCTGATCAGAATTCAGGCTACGACGCCAGTCCTGGCTCTGTTCGCGAAGCTGGGCTATCAAGTCGCGTATATGTGAGACCGTTTCTGTTAAGCCACCACAAAGCGTCTTCATTTGAGTTAAAACCTGTTCTGGAACGATGTCCGGTTTCTGACCTGATTGATCCTGTTCAGCAATAGGTTTCTGCTTCGATCGAGACTGGGCTGGCTGGGAAGACACCGACGTAGACTCAATGCGTACGGCATCAGACTGTGGTTGCACAGCTTCCGCCTGAGTCAGGAGAGCCCAGACATAGGTCCGGTCCCCTTCTCTGCAGGAAGCGGGCGTATCGGGTCCACTCAGATTGATCTCCCGAAAGCCCAGCTGCAGAGCACGTCTGAAATAGTCCCGACTCGTATTGATCCGCAGGCTTTCACCGGATCGCTCTGAACGACACAGAACATAGTCTCGCTGCTGTTCCTGCCCCCCTTCCCGGGCACGTACCGTGACCTCTCCATTCAGGTCCAGAGTCACTTTATCAGCATCTCCCTGGTGAAATGGTTTCGGTTTCAGGGCTGAGCAGATAAACTCTGCATCCGCATCCGGAACTTGTAAAGTGGCCACCGTTTCTGGCCGTTTATGAACCAGTTCCAGCACATTGGGATAACGTGCCTTTTCGTTAATCTTCAGCCAGATGGTCCACGGCCCCGATCGGAAGGTCACCCACTCTGCCGTACTTCCGACCTCAACTGACTTGCCGCGTCGCAATTCCCGGCTGCAAAGCAGGCGATTGGCAGGAACCAGAAACTCACCCTCCCAGGGAAACTGGAAACCATCCTGAATCAACAGCTGCCTGCCATCTGTACCGATCACCTGCCCCTCAGAGCCACGCAGCTGTAGATGATCCAGGGCATACCGTGCCGAATCAGTTGTTGCCGTTTCACAGGCATCCCCTAAAGTAACCATCAGACGGAAATCATTGGATGCGAGACGTTCTGGAAGTTCCGGAAACTCCTCGCATTCCACGACTGGATACTCAATCGACTGTGGAATACCGGCATCCTGCCACTCCGCACAGATTTTTTCGTTTTCAACCTGCAGCTGAACCGGATCTGACTTCACGCCCTGGCAGCATCGTAACAGCCCAAAGGGTGAGACAATCTGCTGACTCTGCAGTCCTTCGAGAGGAAGACGATATTCCAACGCGATCTGCTGGTTTCGGGTCCGAATCCGTAGACCATGCTGGTCGACCAGGAATTCGACTGGTGGACCGGTTTGGCGGCTGGTAATTCCCAGTCCACGACTGAAAACGGTTTTTAACTCACGCATTAAAGAACCGGATATAGTAATCATCGTTTCTCCTGTGTGAACAGAAAAAAAGTCGATCCGGTGGCTGTCACCGGATCGGCAGGGAAACAGCGGCTATACAAAAGCGTTGATAATGCCAGGCTGATGAAAGAAAGCGACATTCCGCTCCAGATCTGCCTGATCCCAGTCCAGGATCTGCGGCGGCAAGTCACAGGGTTCGGGATCGAAACTGACAGTCATGGGATCCGCTAGGCTGAAACCACGAAACCGAACTTCCCGAAGATCTTCACCCGTCGCTCTGGCGACCTGCTGATCGAGTTGAGTTTGTGTCATTTGCGTTTACTCCTGTTAAGTTTGAGAAAACGCTGCCCCCTCGGAGCAGCGTGAAAACACACCGCCCCTGAGGGCACTAAAATAAGTTCACTTCATGTTTGGACAGCTGGTAGCCAGTGTGCTTCCAGCCAGTTACGTTCCGCGTCCAATGCAGCACTGCGATTGGGGAACGGCCCCAGCAGTGGTCCTGCGACCGGTGATAAATCCGCCGTCCATTGCCCGTCTGCATCGGGTTCGACATGCGAACCGCGTTCGATCCGCAACTGGCCCAGTCCCTGTAGATCCAGCGTTTCGTCATACAGACAGCGAACGCCGCCGTCCGGTTTGATCAATAATTGCATCCTTTCCCCCTTTAACGTGGACGACGCTGGATGTTTCGGCGGGGACGATCTACCAGTAACTGATCCAGGTCGGATTGAACCACAGACATCTGTGACGCAACCTGTTCTCTTAACGCCTGGCTGTTACGGAGCTGTTGTGGGTCAACACCGGTAATCACACGCTGGGCGTTCTCCACCAGATCATCCAGCTGTTCGTTCGACCGGATATTGAGACTGCGAAACCGGTCAAAGAACTCCGTCAGGTTGGTCACTGCCGAATCGCGAAAGACCTTCGGCTTTCCGTCCTGCCGTCCACTGAGACGTTCTGTCAGATGCTCCACCATCTGCGTCAGTTCGCTTAAAAACGCCTGCTCGGCCAGCTGCACCGCCTCGTCAAACCGGGACTGCACCCGCTGGCACTCCTGCTCATACAGTTCGGGATTGAGCTGCTGCAGATAATTCGGCGGTTCCACTGACGGGTAGTCATGTTCGATCGCAAACATCCCGATCAGCGATGGTGGATAATCGTCTGGATTAAACAAATCTCCCAGTCGCTTCCGGGCTGCACTCCGCAGCTCGTCATAGTGACGATCCAGTTCAAACACCGCTTCATCCAGCTCATCGCGGAAAGCGGCGATCTGCTGATCGAAATCGGAGATAGCATCCTGACGGATCAGACGGATCCCCGGCTCTGGAAACGGAAGTGAAACCCCTTTCCAGTACGCGACTGTGCGACCGCGAATGGCTGTGACCGCCTTGAACGCCGCATGACGCGTATCCAGCAGCTTCTTCCCCGCTGAAAGGAATTTCCCTTCAGCACCAAACGAATTGGCGGCCTGGTCTTTCTGAGACGAGCTCAGAGACTTACGGACTCCCAGCCAGTTGAAGCTCAATCGGGCTGCGGCCATGGCTGATCGAAGTCGACCACTGGCAGACGTCGAAGCCTGTGTGACAGGTTCATCTAAAACACTGGACATATTGGTTACTCCTCTGAAATGAAACTGGCTGGACGACTTCCCCGCGGGACACCACCCAGCCTGATTTAAAATCCGGAATTTAAAATTTCAGCAAATCAGTTGTTCGAAGCATCACGCTTCACACTGCGACGGGACCGGGACGCCTTCCCCTTCTGACGGTAGATGCCGGACTGACTGGCCGACAGACACCGCCCGCTGGCCCAGGTCCGTAATCGTCCCACTGACTCTGCAGCGGTGACTGCGACGGGAACCACGTTCTGAGCGGCTTGACGCAGAGGCAGATCAAGCAAGGCTGCCAGGCGGCAGCAGGACTTGATTTCCGCACCGGTCCAGTCGGTGTCATCTGGAGCAGACTGGTCCGAGTCGATCTCGAACAGATCCCGGTAGAGTGCCCAGATCGCGTCTTTCTCCTCACGATCGGGGAGATCCAGGAAGAACACCCCGTCAAAACGTTCACTCCGACTGAACTCCGGGGGCAACTTGGAGACGTCATTGGCGGTGCAGACCACGAACACGTCGGACTGGTGGTCGTTCAGCCACGACAGGAACGTTCCAAACATTCTTGATGCGACTCCGGAGTCGCCACTGCCGTTCATACCGGCAAAGGCCTTCTCGACTTCGTCGATCATGGCAATACAGGGAGCCATCGCATCAATGACTTTCAGGGCCTCCCGAGTGCGTTCCTCTGACTGCCCCACAAGCGACCCCATCAGGCTGCCAATGTCGAGATTGAGCACAGGACGACCCACCTCCCTGCCGAGTGCTTTGCAGAACTGGGACTTGCCACAACCAGGTGGGGACAACAGCAGAACCCCACGCGGGCGTTTCAACGGATTCCCACGCTGCGGGTGCAGCATGGCCCGTTTACAGAACGCCTTGAGGGCCGCCAGGCCTCCCAGGCTGCTGAAATCATCGTCGCTGCGGTACAGCGAAAGCAGACCGCTTTTCTTTAGCGTTTGGGTCTTCAGCTCCCAGACTGCGTCGCCTGTGATTCTCCCATCCCGAACCAGTGACAGGCTGAACGCATTCTCCGCTTCCATCCGAGTGAGTCCGGCTGCCGCATCAAGAATCACCTGTAACTCAGCTTCTGCAGGCAGTTCCCCGTCTTCGGTGGCAATCCCACGAGCGATTTCTTCCAGCTCCTGCCGGTCGGGGAGATCGTGCTCCATCGCGACAAACATGCGTTCCAGCTCGGTGGGGATTTGCACCACAGGCGACAGCACGATCACAATCGCCCTGTTTTGCTTTCCCGTGTTGATCTGCTGAGACAACGCCTGGACAACTTCTGCGGACTGCAGGAACCGGTGAAAGTTCTGCAGCACGAGAATGGCCGTTCCTTCAGGTGTGGCCAGAGCATTGATCGCCTTGATGGCGGTTAGCGGATCATTACTACTTCCGCCCTGCTCTGTCTGGCCGGGGACGCTGAGTCCCGTGTCGATGTCCCAGGTGGCCAGCTGCCACTCTGAATCATGGCAGAGTTGAGCAATTTCTGTTAATGCATCCTGGTGCTCATGGGACTGAATCCACAGTCCCGGGAAACATGCCGCGACATGTTCGGCCAGTTTCTGGGTTAATGAAGTGACTGTCGGCATAGCGACTCCTTTTTAAGTCTGTAAATGAAAAAGCCCCAGCTGAAACCGGGGCGTTGATAAAACAATTCGATTTTGGATGTGTAGAGCCAGCCTGTCAGGTACGATTCTCCAGGTCCGCCAACTGGCGTTCCATGCGGGCGATCCGCTCCTGAAGCTTCTCTACCTTGTGAAATGCACGTTTCAGGCGAGTCATCCAGCGACTGAGGGCATCCTGCTCTTTGATCAGGTCTGCATGCTTCTTACGAATACGGGCAATACGGCGTGCCTCGACTGCCGGATCCTCACGGGGCTGTCGTTGGATCTGTCGACGGACCTTGGCCATCAACCACCTCCTTCCCGAAGACGTTGCCGTTCATCGGCGACCTGAAAGAACTCCGGCGTTTTCCGTTCACTGGTCCGTTTTCCCAGGGCTTCCTCAATGAACCGGCTGGCGTCGATGCAGGCCGAACCTGTGAAGCCCCTGGTTTGGACACGCGTGGATCCGTTGGATTCAACAATGATTTCGATGGTACGAGTACTCATGCAGCACCTCCCACTGAAACGGTCAACTTGATGGAGCCGTCGGCCTGTGACTGCTCCGTAACGGTGTGCCCCTTCTTACGGGCTTCAATTTTTGTCTTTTCTACGGCATACCCTTGCAGGAAGCGATCTAGTTGCCTCTGTTCGCCCCAACGACCTTCGTAGTTGTCGAAGCGGGCCTGACCGGACTGTGTATCGAACACAGCCGGATATCGCCAGCCAGGCAGCTTGACGATCGTACCGGTGGCAGTGTCGCTGAAGAGCTTAGCCGTCCCCTGCGTGGGTGCTTCCAGTTTTAGACGTTGGCAGGCAGCACTGATGGCTGTCTCGTCCCGGACTTCGGTTTTGATTTCTACAATATGGCTCATGGATTGGTTCTCCTTATGTTGAATGCTGATTTAAAAAGCGGATCGACATCATTGGATTAGACGGCAATAGTTACGACGACAGTGTTTTCTCGTCTTCCTGGGCCAGCGTACCTTGATGCAGACGTGGGCCGGGAAGCAGAAGTGGTTCATCACTGGTCAAATCCAGTGTCAGCAGCTCAGCAACCGCGGCATGATCCGGTTCCTGTGACTGCATCTGCCAGATCACCTGGACGGCTACTAGCAGTGGCAAAAGACAGGCGATTACCAGACCGATATTCTGAATCACGGCAGCAATGATGGGATCACGGTGCCGTTGCTCAGCTATTTCGCGACGATCCTGTTCCAGCTGATCATGGCCTGTGTAAATCGCTGACTGCTGCTCGTTGAGCTGCGAAGTCAGCTCCTTTTGAGCCGTAATCAGCTCGTGACGGGCCTCTGCGTCCCGTTCAACCAGCTCCTTCGCGGCTTCCGCGAGCTGATGGCTTTCTTCGACGATCGCTTCCGACTGATCGGCCATACGTTGGTTCTGACGGATCTGCTCCGTCATCGTCTGCTGAGCGAATTCAGCCAGTCGCTCATCGGGTGACCTGCTACATCCGGCGATCGTTCCCAGAATAAGCACGGTCATGAGCATCGTGATTTTTTGGAGCCGGTTCAGTTGCTTCATGGGTATTTCTCCACTGGGTAAAGATGCGGGCCAGGAGCGACTGCAGAGCACGCCGCAGCCGAAACTCCCTGGCCCAGACAAATGTCAGCAACACGACCAGCACACTGCTGGTCGCAACAAGAGCGAAAGTCATGGAATCTCCTTGGGAATCAGATGTGCAGAAACTAAAAAAGCCCGCCTTCCGAGCATCTCGTGGTGAGATGACCGGAAGACGGGGCTGCGACAGTGAAAGTGAGGGGTTGGAAGAGCTAAGTTTCCCTTACATATAATAGTGACACCGATTGGAGCCGGATTTAGGTCCCTCACACGACGGCCCTATGATTGTCTGATGCCCCCCAGCTTATCAGGTCATATGGGGGGGGGAAATTTTTGATAAAGCAACAAACATTCTGTAAATTTCCGGGGCCTTCGGTCTCTGTGATCAGCATTAAATTGTCAGGTATCTCATGCCGGTTTCCCAGTCGTCGCTGAGTTCCACCAGGACCGCGGTCACCAGCCTCAGCAACGACTCCTCATTGGGAAACAGTCCCGCTACGCGGGTACGCCGTTTTAATTCCTTATTCTGCCGTTCGAGCATGTTTGTGGTTCGCATCCGCTTGCGATGACCGGCAGGGATGGTAAATACGGTCAGTCCTTC is a window from the Gimesia benthica genome containing:
- a CDS encoding AAA family ATPase, which gives rise to MPTVTSLTQKLAEHVAACFPGLWIQSHEHQDALTEIAQLCHDSEWQLATWDIDTGLSVPGQTEQGGSSNDPLTAIKAINALATPEGTAILVLQNFHRFLQSAEVVQALSQQINTGKQNRAIVIVLSPVVQIPTELERMFVAMEHDLPDRQELEEIARGIATEDGELPAEAELQVILDAAAGLTRMEAENAFSLSLVRDGRITGDAVWELKTQTLKKSGLLSLYRSDDDFSSLGGLAALKAFCKRAMLHPQRGNPLKRPRGVLLLSPPGCGKSQFCKALGREVGRPVLNLDIGSLMGSLVGQSEERTREALKVIDAMAPCIAMIDEVEKAFAGMNGSGDSGVASRMFGTFLSWLNDHQSDVFVVCTANDVSKLPPEFSRSERFDGVFFLDLPDREEKDAIWALYRDLFEIDSDQSAPDDTDWTGAEIKSCCRLAALLDLPLRQAAQNVVPVAVTAAESVGRLRTWASGRCLSASQSGIYRQKGKASRSRRSVKRDASNN
- a CDS encoding DUF2997 domain-containing protein; amino-acid sequence: MSTRTIEIIVESNGSTRVQTRGFTGSACIDASRFIEEALGKRTSERKTPEFFQVADERQRLREGGG
- a CDS encoding DUF1257 domain-containing protein; amino-acid sequence: MSHIVEIKTEVRDETAISAACQRLKLEAPTQGTAKLFSDTATGTIVKLPGWRYPAVFDTQSGQARFDNYEGRWGEQRQLDRFLQGYAVEKTKIEARKKGHTVTEQSQADGSIKLTVSVGGAA